The Campylobacter concisus nucleotide sequence GCCCAGAGCGATGAGCAAATGGAGCAGCGACCAGCCTTTAAAACAGATGGCGATACTGATGCCACAGCTGCAAGCAAGCAAATGGTGGAAGAACAAGGAAGCGGTGATAATGAGATAAGAGGGCATGTAGGGCAAACGCAAGAAGAGTATAAAAAGCTTGTAAATGAATATGATGTTGATAAATTCTTAAGCGACAGAGAAAATGTGTTATCTAAAGATGCAAGGCATGGAAAAAGTAGGATAACTGACAGAACCATTGAAAGCAACGACGGAGTTGGCGGCTGGGAGTATAAACTAACTCCAGCAGGTTATGAAAAAAACTATAAGGCTGATTTTTTAACTACAAAAGCTGACGTCGCAAAGATAAGAGCTGGCAAGATGGATGAGGCTACTTTTAATAAACTAAAATCTGATCTTGAAAGCAGTGATGCACTAGGCTATGAGTATAAAAAAGGGAGTGAATATGCTGATATGGAAGACTTTGAGCGAGAATTTGGAAGTCTATATAATCCAAAAGGTGGCAGAAATATCAACGCTAACTCTCATATAGCAAGTGGTTTGGTTGGTGGCACACTAAATTCTATCGATGAAGATGGAAGTTTTAATCCAAATAGATTCGCAGCTGGATTTTTAGTGGGGCTTGTTGGTAGCAAAGCTGCGGTTGTAGCACTAAAAAAAGTTGCTCCAAAGTTTTATGATAATCTTATGAATACAGCAAAAGGTTTTTCAAATAAAGGTATAAAGGAAATAAGAAGAGAGATAGAAAAAACAAACGGCATAGTGCCAATCAAGGAATTTGGCGAAAATTATGCGGAGTTTTATCATAATGGTGAAGGTGCTGTGCAAAAACTACTAGCCGAAAAACAAGGGCAAGTAGCAGGTGCTTTTTATAGAAAAGAATTAGGTGATATAGATCTTGTTTGGGGAAAAGTTTGGCAAGATCAAAAAGGCGCATTGCAAGGATATGGACTGGCTAAAATCAAGGCAAAACATCCCGAGATAACGGCTGAAAATTTAGACGATGTGATAAAAAACGGACAAACAAAAATAAGGCAAAATGAAGCGATTCAAATAGAAAAAGATGGTTATAAAGTCGTATTAAAAAATAATTGGATGGGCGAAAAAACACCAAATAAATGGATAGTAACAGCTTATGAAAAAGAGAGGAAAGTATCAAGTATATCATCTGATACTTTTACAAAAGGAGATAATCATCCTTTAACCTCTAATGAAATTATACCACAACAAATACAAAAGGGAGCGTATCGAGATAGAAGTAATGCAAAGTCGGAAAACGCTAAGTTTGTTCAGTCTAGCGATATTACAAGCAAAGACGTTGAGGCTAACGCAAAGGATAGTTCTGTTCTTTTGCCAACCGACGATCATATTATATCCAAAATCACAGAGACATCAAGTGTATCATCTGATGTCTTTACAAAAAGGGATAATCTCACTTCAGCCGCTTTTGAAAAAGATAGTGCTTTTGCCAGCAGGACAGACTTTGACAAAACTCCTATCAAAGCGGACGTGAAGACTGCCACGCCGAGCGATTCTGTCCAAGGCTCTGCGGCTAAAAGCCCAATAGAACACTCTTCGGACGGTAAGAGCATTATACAGCAAAACGAAGAAAAAGTCTATCACAGACGCAATATAGAAGAGATAAAGCACGAACATCCAAACGTCGAAAAAGAGCTAGATGATAGTATAGCCGTGATGAAAAAAGAGAGCTTTAACGATATAAATTTCAAAAATAGCTTGCTAAACAAATTTAGCTCCAAAGAAATAACTACACAAGAACTAGGTAAAAGCATAAATTTGAGTGATAAGCAACTCTCTGTCCTAAAAAACGATATAAAAAATACAGACTTTAAAGTAATCAGTGATAGTAAAATTTACTTTGACAAGATAGGTAAAGATGGAGATAAAAAGAGATTTTTTATAGATATAGCAGAAGATGGAAAGATAAGAGTAGACGCATACGCAAAGTCTCAAATAGATAATATACCTATAAAAGAGAATGCGCTTCAGGAGTTAGCTGGCGTAGGAGATAGAGCAAGGCTAAAAAATATGAGCTTTGAAATAAAGGCAGCATATTTTAATGAGTTAGATCCTATCAAAAAAGAGGCGATACTAAAGACTGCCGAGCTAAACAAGCTAAAAAAGGCAGCTCAGAGTGGAGATAAGGTGGCTGTAGCTAAATTTGAAGAGTTTAAAGCTAAAAACCTAGACAAAGATGGAAATATAAAAGACGGATTGAGGTTGTGCTAATGAGTGAAAAATGTCCATTAAAAGAGATACAAGAAAGATCAGGTAAGCTACTAGACCGTTGGGCGCTGAAGGTTGATGATATCTTTGATAAGGCAAGCCTTGGGCTTGATAAAGCTGCAAAGTGGACTGATGAAAACATACCATTTGCTGGCAAGTTATTAGATATCAGAGAGCATGCCAAAGAGATAGACGATCTGCTAGGAGAATATCATAGAGCAACAGCTGCCATATATACTCAAGCTGGGCAATTTAAAGAGTATCTTGGCAAACTAAGCCTAGAAAATAGGAAGGCGATGTTTAAGGCGCTAGATGGTGAGATGAATCCAGAAAAACTACCAGAATATGTAAGGCCACTATACGAAAAAGTGCGTAAGACTATCGATGACGGCGCGCAGGCTCTAGTGGATGCTGGAGCACTAGAATCAAAAAATGTTATCAAAGACTACGTCAAGCACTACTATAAAAAGCACCTAGACGAGGCTAAAGAAAACGGCCGTATCGCAAAGGCGCTAAGGCAAAGCAAATTTTTTGCTAGAAAACAGATGAGCTGGGAGCAAAAGCAGCTAAGACAGATCGAGGACGACGCGGCCTTTGCAGTCACAAACACGATCCTAGAGCAAAAAAAGCAGCTCCTTAAGGCTCAAACGCTAAAGCTTTTTGCAGATAAATTTGCAAAAGACGCACCGCCTGAGGGAGCAGAGGGGCTAAAGTGGGTGAGGATGTCTGATGAGAGTGCGGGTGGTGGCATAAAAAAGTATGGAGCACTAGCTGGTAAATACGTCCCAGAAGATGTCGCTAAAGCTCTAGCTGAGGCTGAGTTGTTAGGGCGTGAGATGGCGAAATTTAACAATATGTATTTTAAACTGATCGATCACGTCAAGGTAAATGTGACTGTAAAAAATCCTTTTACACACTTATATAACTTTGGCTCAAATATGGCTCTAGCGTTTTTACATGGAGATTTTAATGAAGCAATTAAAACTACGGCTGCATGGATGAGAGGGGATAAACAGTTTAAAAAGTGGGAGAATCTCGCTAACTCGCTAGGGCTTGATAGTCATCTAAACGATCTCGAAGGTCTGGTAAAACCTTTGCAAAGCGAGTCAAAAGGCAATATCTTAACCAAGGCATTAAAAGAAGCGTATATGGCCGAGGGTAGCTGGAGTGGCGAGAAAGCTAGATATCTATACTCGATGGAGGATAAGGTATTTAAAATAGCTAGGTTTAAGAAAAATCTTGAAATTATTGCCAAAGACAAGGGCTTTGACGTAAATGACTTTAGCAAATTTAGTGCAGATGAGCTAAAGGCTGCGATGAAAGATGCGCAGTATTCATATGTTGATTATTCTACTCACTTCAATGGCACTCTAAAAATGATTGATAAAACGGGGGTTCAGCCATTTTTACACTATGCTGTAAAATCAACTCCGATGGTACTAAAGGCTGCATTAAAGCGTCCGGATAGATTTTT carries:
- a CDS encoding putative barnase/colicin E5 family endoribonuclease, producing the protein MAITIREYLGDEKIAQLENMGFLPSLITDMAKRQYAADKQAKRKELSNVGLDGKLVQSVMHGDIDEEEAKNAQKFEDFGSKKHGWGLGAAKTLTGIANTAERVSDFINPFYEGKHDENGNYIYQNSIEQALRPKIKSAEKLRDDYEKATGETSWGSRLAEIGTEMVGDPVNFIGGAGLLSKGSKLAQFGKKTLFFAGTGAASGGVMALGEGKNDEETLKNIGYGAAGGFVLGHAIDQGIQGISRLIAKRQASRVANEADVIESAQNSEFLDGGNSASGDSVGAELKEAQTMTAREFATKEAGLDEDTATNVLKEAMQGKEKSDWTDADTYADIVKFKNFEIQRDYAKAYGERIQTAQASINNAREQSAIRYADTQKAINEYQKQGMSPSATRELINAKFKPTADEINYTRAYNDGADVDARLAGQGIFYALEKDIAAQAYTPEIYATRLKQRGFSDESVQAFTQAYINKDINIAKDYANSKVAQVYENKIQAQIANEIRDRDELGGGFVNEEAKNNGLSDSVSDIGDNASRTGERQGDDEEILRKGGRNTSSTSQTKRTAQSDEQMEQRPAFKTDGDTDATAASKQMVEEQGSGDNEIRGHVGQTQEEYKKLVNEYDVDKFLSDRENVLSKDARHGKSRITDRTIESNDGVGGWEYKLTPAGYEKNYKADFLTTKADVAKIRAGKMDEATFNKLKSDLESSDALGYEYKKGSEYADMEDFEREFGSLYNPKGGRNINANSHIASGLVGGTLNSIDEDGSFNPNRFAAGFLVGLVGSKAAVVALKKVAPKFYDNLMNTAKGFSNKGIKEIRREIEKTNGIVPIKEFGENYAEFYHNGEGAVQKLLAEKQGQVAGAFYRKELGDIDLVWGKVWQDQKGALQGYGLAKIKAKHPEITAENLDDVIKNGQTKIRQNEAIQIEKDGYKVVLKNNWMGEKTPNKWIVTAYEKERKVSSISSDTFTKGDNHPLTSNEIIPQQIQKGAYRDRSNAKSENAKFVQSSDITSKDVEANAKDSSVLLPTDDHIISKITETSSVSSDVFTKRDNLTSAAFEKDSAFASRTDFDKTPIKADVKTATPSDSVQGSAAKSPIEHSSDGKSIIQQNEEKVYHRRNIEEIKHEHPNVEKELDDSIAVMKKESFNDINFKNSLLNKFSSKEITTQELGKSINLSDKQLSVLKNDIKNTDFKVISDSKIYFDKIGKDGDKKRFFIDIAEDGKIRVDAYAKSQIDNIPIKENALQELAGVGDRARLKNMSFEIKAAYFNELDPIKKEAILKTAELNKLKKAAQSGDKVAVAKFEEFKAKNLDKDGNIKDGLRLC